The genomic segment CGCATCACCGTTGCCGATACTGGCAGCGGCATTCGCAAGGAGATTCGCAAGAACCTGTTTACGCAGTTCTTCACAACGAAAGGCAGTAGGGGGACCGGCCTGGGCCTGTGGCTCACGCGTGATATCGTGCACCGCAATCGAGGTCGCCTGCGTTACCGTTCGCGGACCACGTCGCCGAGCGGCACGGCCTTCTCGATTTATCTGCCCTCGACCGCCCCTCTCGATTTGGTGCAATCTCCCAACCTGCACACGATCGATCAGCGGCGGGTGGTCGGCGGCGACTAATCTCGTCCCGAAACGCGCAAAAGGGGCTCCTGAGGGGCCCCTTTTGAATGAGCCGGAACCCTATTCTCGCTCCCAGAACGGCGGAGGCTCGATCCCCAGCGCCCGCAGATAAACGTACCCCTGCCCGCGATGATGGATCTCGTTATCGATCGCGTACTGAATGGTCGCGATGCCCGGCGCCTCCCACATCCCGAACGCTTTGTCGACCTCTTCGAACCGATGCGGCGGAATCCGGGGGAACTTCTCATCGAGCTCCGCGGTCTGTGCGTCCCAAAGCTGGAGCAGCTCCTCCTTGGTCGTCGGCTTCTGCCTGTCATGATTGACGCCGAGGTCTTCCCATTTGCCCGTGGACACGCCGTCCACGATGGGCACGGCCATTCGGATGAACTCGAACGCCATGTCCGCAAAGGGCCGCATGCCGCCCAGCGAGAACTTGAACAGCGCCTCTTCGGGGAAAGCGTCGATCACTCTGCGCGTCAAACGCCGATGGCCCTGCCACTGCTTCAGAAGGCCTTCTGCCGTAACCACATTCACTGCCACCGTTTCTGCCATCATTTCTCGATCCTCCATGCCCTTTCCGGGCTCGAAAATGAGATTAGCCGGGATTCCCGACAGAACCTGTCGTAAATTCGAGAGAGAATCGAAAAATCATGTACGACCCCATCATGCGCGTTCTCACGGTGCTGGAAATCCTGCAGGCGCGCGACTTCGTCTCCGGAGCAGAGCTGGCCGAGCGCCTCGAAGTCGATCTGCGCACGGTGCAGCGCTACATTGTTCGCCTGAAGGACCTGAGCATTCCTGTCGAGTCGTCGCGCGGGGTGGGCGGCGCCTATCGGCTGAAGCCCGGTTTCCGGCTTCCTCCGCTGCTGCTCACCAATGAGGAGGCGTTTGCCTTGTCGCTGGGCCTGCGGGCGCTGCGGCAGATCGGGTTATCTGCCTTCGCCCCGGCCACGGAGGGCGCGCTGGCCAAGCTGGGCCGGGTGCTGCCTGAAACGCTGCGTGAGAACGTCCGCACCGTGGAAGACGTGGTCGCCATTGAACCCGGCCCTTGGGTCATCTCCACTTCGGTTCAGTCGCTGATCGACACAGCCTCCGCCATCCGCACAGGCCATCGCATTCGATTCGACTATGAGTCGCACGGTGGCTCGCGGTCGCAGCGGCAGATCGAGCCCTACGCCGTGATGCACACGGACGGCCGCTGGTATCTCATGGGGCACTGTCTCTCACGGCAGGCGCTGCGCACGTTTCGGCTCGATCGCGTTTCCAGCCTGGAGGTGACCCGGACGACGTTCCGCCGCCCACCACACTTCGATCCTCGTCTCCATCTCAAACAGAGCATGCCTTTCATTCAGTCGACGTACCAGATTGATGTGTGGCTCGACATGCCGCTCGAGGAAGCCGAGCGCGCATTCGCTCCGTGGAGGATTGCTCTGGAATCGCTGGACAATGGGACTCGCCTGCGTTGCGGGCGCGACCGTTTGGAACTCTTCGCGGCTATGCTTCTCGGTGCGGGGTGCAGATTCGTCGTGCACAGCCCGCCGGAGATGCGCCAGGTGTTCCGCGAAATGGCGCTGAGGGCGACGACGGCGGCCGAGGAGCCGCAGGACTCTACTTCGCTTCGTACGTCGACAGCCTGAATGTGATGGTTCCCCAGAAATTTGTCGTTCCACCGGATCTCTGCGGCGCTGAGGAGCGCGGCGACGAAGAACCCTCACGCAATGACAGATGGGCTACGCTCATCTTCTACAGCGGGAGTCCTCATAGGAGTTTATACGGAGACGTTAGGGCTTCTTGGAGCGCTCTTCTGGCTTGAGACGTGATAACAGAATCTGCACCACGACCGGTTCGCTTACCCCGCATACAAGCCCAATCAGAAAGCCCGCTTGCGGGTTGGTCTGAACACTATTCAAGAGATACCCGCCTGCTCCAAGTTGGATTATGTTGAACCAGAGCACCGCCAAGAGCACATAGCTAACGAGGCTTATGAATAGAATGCGCATCAACGGAGTGAAGGCGTAAGGATCCATCTTTCGAATCAG from the Occallatibacter riparius genome contains:
- a CDS encoding helix-turn-helix transcriptional regulator, producing MYDPIMRVLTVLEILQARDFVSGAELAERLEVDLRTVQRYIVRLKDLSIPVESSRGVGGAYRLKPGFRLPPLLLTNEEAFALSLGLRALRQIGLSAFAPATEGALAKLGRVLPETLRENVRTVEDVVAIEPGPWVISTSVQSLIDTASAIRTGHRIRFDYESHGGSRSQRQIEPYAVMHTDGRWYLMGHCLSRQALRTFRLDRVSSLEVTRTTFRRPPHFDPRLHLKQSMPFIQSTYQIDVWLDMPLEEAERAFAPWRIALESLDNGTRLRCGRDRLELFAAMLLGAGCRFVVHSPPEMRQVFREMALRATTAAEEPQDSTSLRTSTA
- a CDS encoding DinB family protein, with translation MMAETVAVNVVTAEGLLKQWQGHRRLTRRVIDAFPEEALFKFSLGGMRPFADMAFEFIRMAVPIVDGVSTGKWEDLGVNHDRQKPTTKEELLQLWDAQTAELDEKFPRIPPHRFEEVDKAFGMWEAPGIATIQYAIDNEIHHRGQGYVYLRALGIEPPPFWERE